The nucleotide sequence TTCTGCCTTTCTGGTGTGTTTCAAGAACGtttttatatgtattatgtTGATGTGTTCCGCAGGAAGGAGAGAAGCCTTATCAGATCATTAGTCCACATCTGAACGTTGGAGGTCCTATTAGTGCAGAAGCTAGCAACGGAAACACTCAAGTTTTCATAAACGGAAGGGAGATTACTAAAGTGGAGCTACGAATGCTGCAGCTGGCAGGAGTTCAGTGTGCAGGTAACCCTCATTTTTGGGTGAACGAGGATGGATCTTACCAAGAAGAAGGGCAGAAGAATACAAAAGGATACATATGGGGCAAGGTTTGTTGTTCTGTCTGAAAACTatattttccatattttaaatGCAATTTTCATTCTTTTGATAGAAGATTCCAAACTTGTTAACTGCTTTTTCAGGCTGGGACCAAGTTACTCTGTGCTGTGTTGTCACTTCCTGTTCCATCCAAATCTATTTCTAATGCTTCTGGAGACCAGCTCCACAGTGCAAACAGCAGAAGCATTTTGGACCATCTTGAGCACAGGACTTTGCAGAAGATTCTTCTGGTTGGAAACAGCGGTTCTGGAACTAGCACAATATTCAAACAGGTAATGAGCTTCTTCTTATTAACCGTAAGCTTCCAAAGTTTTATAACGGAAACTGAATTGCTTTTCTCGTTCAGGCAAAGATACTTTATAAGGACATACCGTTCTTGGAGGATGAGCGTGAAAACATAAAGGTGATTATACAGACCAATGTGTATGGTTATCTCGGTATGCTTCTTGAGGGACGTGAGCGGTTTGAAGAAGAGGCTCTTGGCGTCATGAACGCAAAGCACTCTCTCATTGAAGACGAAGAAGGTGCATATACTGTTTATGGACAAGATCTATATCATGTATTTGTAACGTGACATCTTTATTTGATATCGGTTTTACTTACTAACAGGAGAAGCTAAAACCAACGTCAAGACATTGTACTCCATTGGCCCAAGGCTTAAAGCATTTTCCGATTGGCTATTAAAGACTATGGCTGCTGGGAATCTGGGTGTCATTTTCCCTGCAGCTTCTCGTGAGTATGCCCCACTGGTTGAAGAGTTATGGAGAGATGCAGCGATCCAAGCTACATACAAGCGAAGAAGTGAGCTTGGACTCCTTCCCAGTGTCGCTAGTTACTTCTTGGAACGGgtatgtgtgtgtataagctctTACACTATAGTTTTTGAGTTCCATTGGATTCTTGGTTAAGCTTTCTCGTTCTTCAGGCTATTGATGTATTGACACCAGACTACGAGCCATCAGATTTGGATATACTATATGCAGAGGGAGTTACTTCCTCCAGTGGTCTAGCTTGTCTTGATTTCTCATTTCCACAGACTGCAGCTGAAGAGAATCTTGATCCTTCCGACCACCTTGATTCTTTACTCAGGTTTAGTCTCGTTCTTATGTGTGTTTACAACATTTAGTCTGTTGCAGAATATGTCAAAGACATTGTATGTTATCTCTCTCAGGTACCAGTTGATAAGAGTACCTTCAAGAGGCCTAGGTGAAAACTGCAAATGGATAGATATGTTTGAAGACGTTGGGATGGTTGTGTTCGTTGTCTCCATGAGCGACTACGACCAGGTCTCAGAAGACGGAACAAACAAGATGTTACTCGCTAAGAAACTCTTCGAAAGCATGATCACTCACCCCATCTTTGAGCAGATGGACTTCCTCTTGATACTCAACAAGTACGATCTTCTCGAAGAGAAAGTGGAGCGTGTTCCTTTGACGCGCTGCGAGTGGTTCCAAGACTTTAACCCTGTGGTCAGTCGCCACCgctccaacaacaacaacggtAACCCAACTTTGGGTCAGCTTGCCTTCCATTACATGGCGGTTAAGTTCAAGCGGTTCTACTCTTCCTTGACTGGCAAAAAGTTGTTTGTGTCTTCCAGCAAGAGTTTGGACCCGAACAGTGTTGATTCGTCTCTCAAGTTAGCTATGGAGATTCTGAAATGGAGCGAGGAGAGAGCGAACATTTGCATGAGTGAGTACTCTATGTACAGCACCGAGCCAAGTTCCTTCTCAAATTGATGTTTGTCACATTATAAATAAGCAAAAGTCTCTTAGTGTAGATGTGTATAGATTTTAACAA is from Brassica napus cultivar Da-Ae chromosome A4, Da-Ae, whole genome shotgun sequence and encodes:
- the LOC125607998 gene encoding extra-large guanine nucleotide-binding protein 1-like, with protein sequence MPLKMKPDSIHEDDDCLFAVEYDGPPLPYDIPRAVPINMDRIPVAAVVSPVCISAAMSFPVIQPILSIDSTKKQLSREKMVSPTSVIEHVSDSTAVSPTEEVSGELEETTRGLAFCDSFEVGEEKESLDNESVLSMDYPSSRVTGDCVSETGGKKQQVVTFLGIASDDDDDEEEDCIQKRTRVVPVKKQPQTKGKKGSCYRCFKGNRFTEKEVCLVCDAKYCSSCVLRAMGSMPEGRKCVSCIGCPIDESKRGSLGKCSRMLKRLLNDLEVKQIMKTERFCEANQLPAEYVYVNGQPLYPEELVALQTCANPPKKLKPGDYWYDKVSGLWGKEGEKPYQIISPHLNVGGPISAEASNGNTQVFINGREITKVELRMLQLAGVQCAGNPHFWVNEDGSYQEEGQKNTKGYIWGKAGTKLLCAVLSLPVPSKSISNASGDQLHSANSRSILDHLEHRTLQKILLVGNSGSGTSTIFKQAKILYKDIPFLEDERENIKVIIQTNVYGYLGMLLEGRERFEEEALGVMNAKHSLIEDEEGEAKTNVKTLYSIGPRLKAFSDWLLKTMAAGNLGVIFPAASREYAPLVEELWRDAAIQATYKRRSELGLLPSVASYFLERAIDVLTPDYEPSDLDILYAEGVTSSSGLACLDFSFPQTAAEENLDPSDHLDSLLRYQLIRVPSRGLGENCKWIDMFEDVGMVVFVVSMSDYDQVSEDGTNKMLLAKKLFESMITHPIFEQMDFLLILNKYDLLEEKVERVPLTRCEWFQDFNPVVSRHRSNNNNGNPTLGQLAFHYMAVKFKRFYSSLTGKKLFVSSSKSLDPNSVDSSLKLAMEILKWSEERANICMSEYSMYSTEPSSFSN